The Solibacillus sp. FSL W7-1464 genome contains a region encoding:
- a CDS encoding DMT family transporter has protein sequence MKFPPQLLLILATLLWGGNFVIGRAVSGDIPPITLAFLRWIVAFLVFFPIAYQRTKKEWPALRQYWGAVIILALTGVAAFNTLVYIGLHYTTSINASLMNSSTPIIIYILSFIFLKERLTKFQLLGTLLSLAGVLFIISGGSLQSLLTFSFNKGDLIVVVAVVCWSVYSLLIKKYAGKLPGYSTFLVTIAIGAIMLLPFAVFEQLTSSQAIVWNASTIGAIIYVGLIASIVAFLSWNNGVVSLGANKAGIYLNFIPLFAAIFAVLFLNEQLLLAQIIGGVAVIAGVFISTIK, from the coding sequence ATGAAATTTCCACCACAGCTATTGCTCATTTTAGCTACTTTATTATGGGGCGGTAACTTTGTAATTGGCCGGGCTGTTTCCGGGGATATTCCTCCGATTACTCTAGCTTTTTTACGTTGGATTGTCGCCTTTCTCGTATTTTTCCCTATCGCCTACCAACGAACAAAAAAAGAATGGCCTGCGCTGAGACAGTATTGGGGTGCTGTCATTATTTTAGCACTAACAGGAGTTGCCGCATTCAATACACTCGTATATATCGGCCTGCATTATACAACGTCCATCAATGCATCATTAATGAATTCATCGACACCGATTATTATATACATACTGAGCTTCATCTTTTTAAAAGAACGCTTAACAAAATTTCAACTGCTCGGCACGCTTCTCTCTTTAGCCGGAGTGCTCTTTATTATATCTGGAGGTTCATTGCAAAGCCTGCTTACATTTTCTTTCAACAAAGGGGACTTAATCGTAGTAGTTGCGGTAGTATGTTGGAGTGTCTATTCATTACTCATTAAAAAGTATGCTGGGAAATTGCCAGGATACTCTACATTTTTAGTGACGATCGCAATCGGTGCCATTATGTTACTCCCGTTTGCAGTATTTGAACAACTTACATCGTCACAAGCAATCGTATGGAACGCTTCGACAATTGGGGCGATTATTTATGTGGGGCTCATTGCTTCAATTGTTGCCTTTTTAAGCTGGAACAATGGTGTGGTCTCATTAGGTGCGAACAAAGCGGGAATCTACCTGAACTTCATTCCACTATTCGCTGCAATCTTTGCCGTGCTGTTTTTAAATGAGCAACTCCTGCTTGCCCAAATAATTGGTGGGGTCGCTGTTATTGCCGGGGTATTTATTTCGACTATAAAATAA
- the nagB gene encoding glucosamine-6-phosphate deaminase: MNVATNFKWIEATNYDEMSKIAATIFIDQLKKNGATVFGMATGGTPEGFYKELVAAYKAGEVSFAQAKSFNLDEYIGINPANESSYHFYMDHHLFNHIDIKQENIYLPAGNKSNLEKAAAEYDAMIKDAGNIDVQLLGIGVNGHIGFNEPGTPFDLGTNIVELTQSTREANQVYFDSIDDVPTHAITMGIKTILSSKKIVLLISGASKQEAFDRLRSGIVTEDFPASALHNHPDVTVIYTDVK; this comes from the coding sequence ATGAATGTAGCAACAAACTTTAAATGGATTGAAGCGACGAATTATGATGAGATGAGTAAAATTGCCGCAACAATTTTTATAGATCAATTAAAAAAGAATGGTGCAACGGTATTTGGAATGGCTACAGGTGGTACTCCGGAAGGCTTTTATAAAGAGCTGGTAGCAGCATACAAAGCTGGTGAGGTATCCTTTGCACAGGCCAAGTCTTTTAACCTGGATGAGTATATCGGCATTAATCCGGCAAATGAATCGAGCTACCATTTTTATATGGATCATCATCTGTTTAATCATATTGATATAAAACAGGAAAATATTTATTTACCCGCAGGTAATAAATCAAATTTAGAAAAGGCAGCAGCTGAATATGATGCGATGATAAAGGATGCAGGAAATATTGATGTACAGCTTTTAGGAATCGGTGTGAATGGACATATCGGTTTTAATGAGCCGGGTACTCCTTTTGATTTAGGTACAAATATTGTAGAGCTCACACAGTCTACACGTGAAGCGAATCAAGTTTATTTTGACTCAATTGACGATGTTCCGACACATGCTATTACAATGGGTATCAAGACAATCTTGAGTTCTAAAAAGATTGTATTATTAATTTCGGGTGCATCAAAACAAGAGGCCTTTGATCGTTTGCGCAGTGGGATAGTAACAGAAGACTTTCCTGCAAGCGCTCTGCACAACCATCCGGATGTGACTGTAATTTATACAGATGTTAAATAA